The following is a genomic window from Parabacteroides johnsonii DSM 18315.
TCCATCCTGAAACTGATTATTATCGAATCGATCCTGATCACGGCAGTATTCGGTTATTTAGGCATGATCTTAGGAATCGGATTGACGGAAGGCATCAATTCGGTCATGGAGATGATGAATGCCGGAAAGAATGTTTCACAGGATGACATGAGTATCTTTCAGAATCCAACGGTGAACCTCAGTGTGGCACTGTCTGCTACGGCCCTGATCATCGGGGCTGGCGTGCTGGCTGGCTATTTCCCTGCCCGTAAGGCAGTCAAGATCACAGCCATTGAAGCCATGCGTAGTGAATGAAAAGATTTATGATTTATGGCGTCAAGCGGTATAAAGTTAAATCATGGATCGGGAATCATAAATCATAAATTATAAATCATAAATCAAAGTAAAATGTTTGATATAGATCGTTGGGTAGAAATATGGGTGACGATCACCCGTAATAAAACCCGTAGCCTGTTGACCGGTTTCGGAGTGTTCTGGGGCATCCTGATGCTTGTGATCCTGTTAGGCTCCGGCAACGGTTTGAAGAATGGTGTGTTGAAGAACGTCGACGGTTTTTCGACGAACTCTGCTTTCTTCTTTTCCGAACGGACCGGTGAGCCTTACAAGGGGTATAAGAAAGGACGCTACTGGCAAATGCGCAATCGCGACTTGGAAACGATCCGCCAGCGGGTGAAAGGGGTACGCTATCTTTCACCGATGATTATGCAATGGGGCGGACAGAACAATGTGGTGAGAGGACAGAAAGCGGGTACATATAACGTGCGTGGTGTCTATTCCGAATATTTCAATATCGAAACGCAGCATATCTTGGCAGGACGTCTGTTGAATGAAATCGACATGATCGAAAAGCGTAAGGTGTGCCTGATTGGTAATATCGTGCGCGAAGTCCTTTTTGCTCCGGATGAAGATCCGATCGGGCAGTACATACGAGTGAACGGCATCTATTACCAGGTAGTGGGTGTGATCAAGCCGAAGCCCCGTGCCCAGATCGGCGGGCGTACGGAGGAGAGCGTGATGATCCCGTTCAAGACACTCCAGCAGGCTTCCAACCAGGGAGACAAGTTCTGGTTCCTGTGTGCGACGGCCGACGATGGCTACTCCTGTGATAAGATGGTGGAAGATATAAAGGCGGTCCTGCGTTCGCAGAACGAGATTTCCCCGACGGATGAACATGCTATCAGCAGTTTTACGATAGCCAAGCAGTTTGAAACATTCGACATGCTGTTCACCGGCATTAATATTTTGGTCTGGCTGGTCGGTATCGGTACCCTGCTGGCTGGTATCATCGGGGTTAGTAATATTATGATGGTGACGGTCCGGGAGCGGACACGTGAGATCGGAGTACGCCGTGCGATCGGTGCGAAGCCTTTCGATATTATATCACAGATCATGAGCGAGAGCTTGCTGTTGACATCCCTTGCCGGGTTGATCGGGCTTAGTGTGGGTGTGTTCCTGCTTGATGTGGTGAACAATGCGATGGCAAGCGGCGGAGGAGATGCGTCTAACGAAACGTTTTTCTCCAATCCCGAAATTCATATCGGGACAGCGGTAGCAGCTACTGTAATCTTGCTGTTCAGCGGTCTTCTTGCCGGGTTGATCCCTGCCTGGCGTGCTATGCAAATCAAGGCTATCGACGCTATTAGAGAAGAGTAAATTGGATTTATGATTTATAATTTATGATTTATACGTTGATACAAATCATAAATCTGAAATCATAAATCATAAATATTTCCATTGTCAATTAAAAAAGAATATAGTTATGAAGAATCGTATCGTAAAAAAAGTCCTGCGGATCATCTTTTTGGTAGTAGTCGGGGCTGCTGTTGTCGGCACTTTCTATTTCTTGTGGAAGAAAGCGCAACCTGTCATTACCGTCTATGAGTTGGTTACTCCTGCACGTGACACGATTGAGACGAAGACCGTGGCGACCGGAAAGGTCGAACCTCGTGATGAAGTCCTTATCAAACCGCAAATGTCGGGTATCATTTCCGAGTTGCTGAAAGAAGCCGGACAGATGGTGAAAGAAGGGGAAATCATTGCCCGTATCAAGGTGATCCCTGAAATGGTTCAGTTGAATAGCGCCGAATCGCGTGTAAGGGTGGCGAAGATCAGCCTCGAACAGATCAGTGCTACCTTCAAACGTGATGAAGAGTTACATAAACAGGGGGTTATCTCCAAAGAAGATTACGAAACATCTCTTGCCAACTATAAGAAGGCACAAGAAGAGGCTGAAAATGCTCAGGATGCTCTTGAGATTATCCGCGAAGGTATCTCCAAACGGTCTGCCGCTTCCAGTACGACACAGGTCCGTTCCACTATCACTGGTATGATCTTGGATGTGCCTATCAAGGTCGGTAATTCGGTGATCCAGTCGAACACGTTCAATGACGGTACGACGATCGCTACCGTTGCCGATATGAACAATATGATCTTTAAGGGGAAAGTAGACGAGACGGAAGTCGGTCGTATCCATGAAGGGATGCCGATCAAATTGACGGTCGGCGCTATGGAAAGCCGCACATTCGATGCAGAACTGGAGTATGTGGCTCCTAAGGGAGTGGAAGAGAACGGGGCCGTACTGTTTGAGGTGAAGGCCGCCGTACATATGCCCGGCGATGCTTTTATCCGTGCCGGTTACAGCGCTAATGCCGAGATCGTGTTGAAGCGTGCGGAGAATGTTTTATCCGTACCTGAAAGTTGTGTCGAGTTTAGTGGCGACTCTACTTTCGTGCAGGTGGTAAAAGCGGAAAAGCCGGAGCAGCAGTTTGAAAAGAGGGCCGTTAAGGTGGGGTTGTCCGATGGTATCAAGATCGAGATAAAGGAAGGTCTTGCCGAAAACGAAAAGGTACGCGGGGCGATTGTCGATCCGAATAAGAAATAATTGTAAACGATAAAATGATGAGAAGCCAATTAATAATAGCTACGACTTTGTTTCTTTCCGGTACTCTTGCTTGGGGGCAGGAATCTGCCAAACAATGGTCTCTGGAAGAATGTATCCGTTACGCGATCGAGCATAACATCGATCTGAAGCAGAAAGAGCAGGAGCAGGAAAGCCGGAAAGTGGAATTGAACACCAGTAAGTTCAGTTGGTTGCCCGACCTGAATGCTAATGTCGGACAGAATTTCGACTTCGGGCGTTCTCCTTCCAAAACGGGTGTGATTGTGGACCAAAACTCGGCCAATACCTCGGCCTCTGTCTCTTTGAGTATGCCGATATTCGACGGCTTGCGTATTCCGAACGATATCGCTGCCCGCAAGCTGGACTTGAAAGCGGCTGTTGAAACTTTGAATAAGGCGAAGGAAGATTTGTCGATCAATGTTGCTTCCTACTATGTGCAGGTTTTGTATAATAAGGAAGTCCAGAAGATAGCTGAGTTGCAGGTCGCGCTGAGCAATGAACAGGTCGTGAAAACCGAAGCTTTGGTAAAGAACGGGAAAGTCCCTCTTTCCCAACTATACGATATGAAAGCACAGCTGGCGAAGGACGAAGTCTCGTTGACTGAAGCGCGCAACAATGTGAAACTGGCATTGCTCGACTTGACGCAAAGCCTCGAACTGGAACGCGACGGTGAAAATTTCGATATCGTAGTCCCTGAAATCGAGGATGCTGTCGAGCGGTATATGAGCAGCATTCTCCCACCGGACAATGTCTATGATCATGCCGTTGCTTTCAAGCCGCAGATCAAAGAGCAGGAATATCTCTTGGAAAGCCAGAAGAAGATGCTGAAAGTGGCTCAGGCAGGCTATTATCCGAAACTGAATTTTGGTGCCAGCTACAGCAACGGCTATTACCATTATTCCGGTGATGGCGACTATACGAACCTTCCTTTCAGCGATCAGCTGAAGAATAACGGACGTAAAACGATCGGGTTCAGCCTGAGTATTCCGCTGTTCAACCGTTTCCAGGTTCGCAATAATGTCCGTTCCGCCCGTATAGGTATCCGGAACCGGGAGTTGATGATGGAGAATACGAAGAAAGTGTTGTATAAGGAAATCCAGCAAGCCTATTATAATGCGACTGCCGCCCAGGATAAATATACCGCATCCGACAAATCAGTCCTCGCCAGCAAGGAGGCTTTCTCTTATGCCGAAGACCGTTATGCCGCCGGCAAAAGCACAGTCTTCGAATACAGCGAAGCTAAAACGAAGTATGCCCAGAGCTTGTCCGAACAGGCCCAAGCCAAGTATGACTTTATCTTCCGTACCAAAATCCTGGACTTCTATAACGGCACACCAATAACACTATAACATATTTAGATTAGACACATTTGTTTAAGAAAAAGAAGGTCTCTGTGATGGAAACCTTCTTTTTGTTCTTATATTTGCCCGATAGATGATGATCTACAGTTCGAGGACCATGAAAGTAGAATGAAAGAATCTAATATTTAATACCTACAAAAACATATTATGAATACAAGATTTGTAACATTTGTTTTGCTGCTGTTCGTTTGGCTGGAGGGGAACAGCGTTTGGGCTCAATATCTTCCCAAGCTTTATCAGGTTTTCTCTCCCGATAAAAAGTTGGTGATGGCTATTCAGCGGCATAACGACGGTTTGCTGACATATACTTTTGCAGCCAATAGAGAAGTTTTGATTAAAGAATCTTCGTTGGGTTTCAAACTGGAATCGCAGGAGACGGTTCCTTCTTCCGGTTGGAAAATAGAGAATGTTTCTGACCGGCAAGTCAGGAATGAATGGCGACCGCTCTGGGGAAAGCGAGCTGTGGTCAAAGACCATTTCAATGAATTAGTGATCGATTTGCTGAATCCTGCCGGGCAACCGGAGCGGATGCAGTTGGTGGTCCGGGGGTATAATGACGGCTTTGCATTCTGTTATAAAATACCGGAAGGTGAAGGAGAGTGTGTAAATGTGCAGTCTGAACTGACGGCCTATAACTTCGCCGGAGATTATACGGCATGGTTCTATAATGGAGAAAACCACAATATAGGACCTGAAAAGTTGACGGAAACAGATGGAACTCGTCTTCCGGTGATGACCGTGAAGGCGGGCGATAGACATTATATGGCGATCCATGAAGCCTGCCTGGAAACAGGAGCACCTCTTGTCTTACAATCCAAAGGGGGCGAATCGCTCTTTTCGGTTGCTTCTAAGCCGGCCGATTTGTCGCCGGGATATACTTCAGCCTGGCGTGTCGTTTTGTATGGGACGACACCTGGCGTGTTGACCGATTCCCATTTGTTGGAGTTGCTGAATCCGGATCCCGACTCTCGTTATGATTTTTCGTGGGTGAAACCGGGATTGGCTGTCTGGGACTGGCGTATCAACGGAGCTGTGTGGGATGGATTTACATACGGGATGTCTTATCCTTCCTGGGTACGAATGGTCGATTTCGCTGCCGAGCAGGGTTTCAAATACCTGGTGTTGGATGCCAATTGGTATGGACCGGAATTCGAATCGGATTCCGATCCGGTTAAAGGAGAAAAAGCGCAGGATGTGCAACGGCTGTTGAAATATGGAAAAGAGAAGGGTGTCGGAATCTGGCTTTATCTGAATGATGTCGGAGGTCGGAAATATCCGATAGAAAAGACCTTGAAACAGTATGGGGATTGGGGAGCAGCCGGGGTTAAATACGGTTTTATGAGCGGAACACAAGAAGAAAAGAACCGGTGGACGAAAAAGATTACCGAACTTTGTGCGCAAAACCGTCTGTTAGTCGATTTCCATGACGGTCCGGTTCATCCTTATGGACAGATGCGTACTTGGCCGAATGCTGTGACGCGCGAATATTGCCATGCCCAATTGGACGGACATCATGTGTTCGAGCCTAAAACATTTGTGACGACCGTTTTCGTCAATATGGTTGCCGGTCCGGTCGATATGAACAACGGGATGTTCGACCTTCGCCAAGGACATACGACACGTGTGGACGAAAGCCAGCCGGTTCCTTCTACATTGGTTTCGGAAGCTGCCCGTACGTTGATCACTTTTTCAGGGGTGACTATTTTACCGGATATTCCGGAATATTACCGGAAGTATCCGGCTTTGTTGAACTTCTTGTCTGCCCAGAAGATGCCGTGGAGAGAGAGCCGTACCTTGGCTGGTGAAATCGGGGAGTATATCGTTATGATGAGGGAAACGGATGATGCTTACCTGGTCGGTGCGGCCACGAATGAATCCGGAAGGATGATAGATCTGCCTCTTTCTTTCCTGGAAAAAGGAAAGTATACAGTCGAAGTCATTGAAGATGGCGATGATGCCCATTATCTGACAAACCGGGAAAGCTTGAAGACTACGACCCGACAACTGACAAACAATGATAAACTGACATTGAAGTTGGCTCCCGGTGGTGGTGCGTGCCTTGTTATTAAGAAAACTCCGTCTATGCGTGTTCGTGAGCAGGCAACTTTTCCGCTAGTCAGCCCTTCCGAAAAAATGAATGCCGATATCAAAGTCGGGGGAAAGAATGTAGAAATAGATTTATTTGATAATGGGGAAAAGGTGGTGACTGCTAAAACTTTGCAGTTTTCTTTGGATGAGAATACCCTGAAAGGCAACTGGACGGTGACAAACCAGAAACGGAAATCGGTCGACCAGACCTGGCAACCAGTCTATGGGGAACGTTCTGTCGTGACAGACCGGTATAATGAGGTTGAGCTAACACTTCAATCGGATGAGAATCGGAAAGAGATGGTGTTGAGTGTCCGTCTTTACGATGAAGGACTGGCGTTTCGTTATGCATTCGATAAGCTGGATTTTTGGAATCGTACGGTCACTGATGAGAAGACACAGTTTCTTTTTCAGGAAGACTGCAAGACTTGGGTGACCGGTATGGCGCAAGGTGCTTATTCCGAAACAAAATTGAGTGGATTGAAAGGGGCTGCCGATCGTCCTCAGGTGATCCAGGTCGATGATAATCGGTTTGTTGCCATCGGGGAAGCTGCTCTTGTCGATTATTCCCGTATGAAGTTGGAAAAGAGTGAGGCTGGGTTTGGGGTACAATCTGTTTTGTCGGGAAAGGTCAATTTGGATCTGGCCGGCTATCGATCTCCCTGGCGTTATGTGATGGTTGCCGGTCATCCGGGAAAATTGGTCGAAAATAATTACTTCGTCCTAAATTTGAACGAACCGAATCAGATTGCGAATACTAACTGGATCAAGCCCGGCCAGGTGATTCGTGAAGTCACGTTGACAACGACAGGCAGTATGGCTTGTATTGATTTTGCAGCAGAAAACAATATCGCTTATGTGCTGTTTGATGCCGGTTGGTATGGGGCGGAAGAAGACGTAAAATCGGATGCGACCACCGTTACGGTCGATCCGACCCGTTCGAAAGGTCCGCTCGACCTGCCTAAGGTAATAGAATATGCCAATTCAAAAGGAGTTGGTATATTAGTCTATGTGAATAAAAAAGCGCTACATCAGCAACTGGATGAAATCCTGCCTTTGTATAAGAAATGGGGGATCAAAGGTGTAAAATATGGTTTTGTGAATGTAGGTGACCAGTATGCTACGGCGTGGTTGCATCAAGCGGTACGCAAAGCGGCCAAATATGAATTGATGGTTGATATCCATGACGAGTATCGTCCGACAGGCTATTCACGTACGTATCCGAATTTACTGACTCAGGAGGGTATTCGTGGTGACGAAGAGAGTCCGTCGCTGGATCAGACTATCTATACGTTATATAATCGCATGATATGCGGAGCGGGTGACTATACCAATTGTTATTTTGCGGAAAGAGTCACAAAAAAGATGGGTGGACGTGCTGCCCAATTGGCTAAATTGGTCGCTATTTATAGTCCCTGGCAGTTTGTCTATTGGTATGACCGTCCCGAAAAATCACCGAGACGGGCCAGTGGTGCAGGCTCTGTCGAGTCTGTGATCAAAACAGATGCCGCAACCCGTTTTTATAATTCTATTCCGACTGTATGGGATGAAACTCGCTTTCTGGAGGGAGAGATGGGCAAATATGCTGTGGTCGCCCGCCGTTCGGGTTCCGATTGGTATGTGAGCATGTTGAATGCCGGAGACAAGAAGCAAATCTCCTTACCCCTTGATTTTCTGAAAAACAAGAAGAACTATACCGCCACACTCTATTATCAGGCTTCCAAGCAGAAAAAGGATGTCGTCGACATCAAGAAGATCAAGTTGGATGACCGCAGTGAGATTACTATCGATCTGATCGGGAATAGCGGATGTGTGTTACATCTACGACAGAATATTTCTGGGTAACAATAGCAGGATCAACGGCAAATAATTTTTCAACGTTATCCGTA
Proteins encoded in this region:
- a CDS encoding TolC family protein — protein: MRSQLIIATTLFLSGTLAWGQESAKQWSLEECIRYAIEHNIDLKQKEQEQESRKVELNTSKFSWLPDLNANVGQNFDFGRSPSKTGVIVDQNSANTSASVSLSMPIFDGLRIPNDIAARKLDLKAAVETLNKAKEDLSINVASYYVQVLYNKEVQKIAELQVALSNEQVVKTEALVKNGKVPLSQLYDMKAQLAKDEVSLTEARNNVKLALLDLTQSLELERDGENFDIVVPEIEDAVERYMSSILPPDNVYDHAVAFKPQIKEQEYLLESQKKMLKVAQAGYYPKLNFGASYSNGYYHYSGDGDYTNLPFSDQLKNNGRKTIGFSLSIPLFNRFQVRNNVRSARIGIRNRELMMENTKKVLYKEIQQAYYNATAAQDKYTASDKSVLASKEAFSYAEDRYAAGKSTVFEYSEAKTKYAQSLSEQAQAKYDFIFRTKILDFYNGTPITL
- a CDS encoding glycoside hydrolase family 97 catalytic domain-containing protein codes for the protein MNTRFVTFVLLLFVWLEGNSVWAQYLPKLYQVFSPDKKLVMAIQRHNDGLLTYTFAANREVLIKESSLGFKLESQETVPSSGWKIENVSDRQVRNEWRPLWGKRAVVKDHFNELVIDLLNPAGQPERMQLVVRGYNDGFAFCYKIPEGEGECVNVQSELTAYNFAGDYTAWFYNGENHNIGPEKLTETDGTRLPVMTVKAGDRHYMAIHEACLETGAPLVLQSKGGESLFSVASKPADLSPGYTSAWRVVLYGTTPGVLTDSHLLELLNPDPDSRYDFSWVKPGLAVWDWRINGAVWDGFTYGMSYPSWVRMVDFAAEQGFKYLVLDANWYGPEFESDSDPVKGEKAQDVQRLLKYGKEKGVGIWLYLNDVGGRKYPIEKTLKQYGDWGAAGVKYGFMSGTQEEKNRWTKKITELCAQNRLLVDFHDGPVHPYGQMRTWPNAVTREYCHAQLDGHHVFEPKTFVTTVFVNMVAGPVDMNNGMFDLRQGHTTRVDESQPVPSTLVSEAARTLITFSGVTILPDIPEYYRKYPALLNFLSAQKMPWRESRTLAGEIGEYIVMMRETDDAYLVGAATNESGRMIDLPLSFLEKGKYTVEVIEDGDDAHYLTNRESLKTTTRQLTNNDKLTLKLAPGGGACLVIKKTPSMRVREQATFPLVSPSEKMNADIKVGGKNVEIDLFDNGEKVVTAKTLQFSLDENTLKGNWTVTNQKRKSVDQTWQPVYGERSVVTDRYNEVELTLQSDENRKEMVLSVRLYDEGLAFRYAFDKLDFWNRTVTDEKTQFLFQEDCKTWVTGMAQGAYSETKLSGLKGAADRPQVIQVDDNRFVAIGEAALVDYSRMKLEKSEAGFGVQSVLSGKVNLDLAGYRSPWRYVMVAGHPGKLVENNYFVLNLNEPNQIANTNWIKPGQVIREVTLTTTGSMACIDFAAENNIAYVLFDAGWYGAEEDVKSDATTVTVDPTRSKGPLDLPKVIEYANSKGVGILVYVNKKALHQQLDEILPLYKKWGIKGVKYGFVNVGDQYATAWLHQAVRKAAKYELMVDIHDEYRPTGYSRTYPNLLTQEGIRGDEESPSLDQTIYTLYNRMICGAGDYTNCYFAERVTKKMGGRAAQLAKLVAIYSPWQFVYWYDRPEKSPRRASGAGSVESVIKTDAATRFYNSIPTVWDETRFLEGEMGKYAVVARRSGSDWYVSMLNAGDKKQISLPLDFLKNKKNYTATLYYQASKQKKDVVDIKKIKLDDRSEITIDLIGNSGCVLHLRQNISG
- a CDS encoding ABC transporter permease; the encoded protein is MFDIDRWVEIWVTITRNKTRSLLTGFGVFWGILMLVILLGSGNGLKNGVLKNVDGFSTNSAFFFSERTGEPYKGYKKGRYWQMRNRDLETIRQRVKGVRYLSPMIMQWGGQNNVVRGQKAGTYNVRGVYSEYFNIETQHILAGRLLNEIDMIEKRKVCLIGNIVREVLFAPDEDPIGQYIRVNGIYYQVVGVIKPKPRAQIGGRTEESVMIPFKTLQQASNQGDKFWFLCATADDGYSCDKMVEDIKAVLRSQNEISPTDEHAISSFTIAKQFETFDMLFTGINILVWLVGIGTLLAGIIGVSNIMMVTVRERTREIGVRRAIGAKPFDIISQIMSESLLLTSLAGLIGLSVGVFLLDVVNNAMASGGGDASNETFFSNPEIHIGTAVAATVILLFSGLLAGLIPAWRAMQIKAIDAIREE
- a CDS encoding efflux RND transporter periplasmic adaptor subunit, coding for MKNRIVKKVLRIIFLVVVGAAVVGTFYFLWKKAQPVITVYELVTPARDTIETKTVATGKVEPRDEVLIKPQMSGIISELLKEAGQMVKEGEIIARIKVIPEMVQLNSAESRVRVAKISLEQISATFKRDEELHKQGVISKEDYETSLANYKKAQEEAENAQDALEIIREGISKRSAASSTTQVRSTITGMILDVPIKVGNSVIQSNTFNDGTTIATVADMNNMIFKGKVDETEVGRIHEGMPIKLTVGAMESRTFDAELEYVAPKGVEENGAVLFEVKAAVHMPGDAFIRAGYSANAEIVLKRAENVLSVPESCVEFSGDSTFVQVVKAEKPEQQFEKRAVKVGLSDGIKIEIKEGLAENEKVRGAIVDPNKK